The Intrasporangium calvum DSM 43043 sequence GCACAATGCAAACTGTGGGCAGCGTGAGGCCCAACACAACGCTCACCGGGACGCCGTCGACGTCAGACGCGCTGCCGACTCCATCCCACACTCAGCCACGAGCCGGAGCGCTGCAGAATGAGCCGATCGTCCCGTTTGTTCAGGTCGAGGACCCGGCCCAGCCTGAGACTGTAGAGGCGGTAGACGCTGGCGCCGATGCCGCCCGACACGCCGGCCCGCACGCCGTAGTCCGTGACGGAGCGACTCGAGACCGTCGTCGTCGACACCACCGGCGCAGAGGCGGCGCTGGACGCCGCCACGCTGATGGCACCAGACGACGTGACCGCGACGGACTTGACCCCGGTGCACAGGGCGGCGCTCGTGCCACTCAGGAAGGGCTTGCCGTCCACCTGGGAGAACCGGATCGTGCAGCCAGTCTGGATGGTGCTCCCGGCCGCGCTCGACCCATTCATGAACGCGCCGTACTTGTCGATGGCGGGGTCCTGGCTCGCATTGACCGCGCCGAGGCGGGTGGCGGTCTTGGTCCAGGTGAGCCAGACATTGGAGTACGAGCCGGCCACGCGTGCCCGGTCAGTGGCCACGTTGAGGTTGAGGGGTCGGTTCAGCCTGCTGTCATAGAACTGGTAATGGAAGGCGTCGACGCCACCACCGCCGATCCCCATGACGATGCCGCGTGCGGTCAGCGTCTCATCAGGGTCCGCCTGGGCGTTGACGACGCTGCCACGCTGCTCGGCAGACAGGTTCACCGCGAGCTTGCCCAGCGAGGTGATCCCGACCGATTGCACGCCCGTGCAGATGTGTGCCGCGTTGGCGTGCACGCGTGGAAGTCCCGTGTCGAACCTGATGACGCAGCCGCCCTGGACTGTCTCCGCGTCGGTCGTCGCCAAGTCGCGGTATGGGCCCAGAGCGTCGATTCCGAGCTCGACGAGCGACTCGCCATCACCGCCGACGGGAGCCTGTTTGGTCCAGCCCACGTTGACCTGTCCGCCGAGCGCCCCGAGTCGTCGCCGGTCAGTGGCGTACCGGAGGTCGAGGCGTCGACCCAGCAGGTCGTCGTAGAGACGGACGGCCACCGTGTCCTTGCCCGCCGAGATGCCGGCCGAGATCCCGCGCCGCGTCAGCTGCGTGCTGACGCTGACGAGGAGCCGGATGACGGGGAGACGCGAGGCCTCTGTCAGCACCACGTTCACATCTCCGGCCGGAGACACGGACACGGACGCCGCACCGATGCACGGTCTCGACCGCTGAGCCTCGAGGCGCGGCACCCCATAGGCGCTGAAGCCGATGGCACACCCGCCGATCAGGTACTGCTCAGGCACAATGATCTCAGGCGAGACCCCCGACGCAGCCGCACCGACGCTCACCGACGCGCCGAGCAGCACAGCCAGCAGGGCCGTGACCATGCTCATTCCGGCGCGCCGCATCCTGCCGGAAACAGGACGGACCTCCCCCAGCCGTACATACATCACCGCGCGTTCCCCTGACTTCGTCGTTCGGCTCGACCGGTCCACACCCTAGGACAGTCCTCAAGGACGCGTGGTCGGTTTGCGTATTTTGGTGGTTTCGAGCTCGGCACGGTAACCGTTACCGGGTGGGCGACACGCGTGCCGAGCGGAGACCATGTCGGATGCCGCTGAGCCGGCTCCGAGCCGCGCGCTCAGCTCACGTTCAGCGGGAGCGAGCCCAGCGGCATACGACCTGAGTGTCGTCAGCGGGAGCGACGGTCCTTGACGGCGAGCAGCTCGCGGGCCTCAGCGGTCGACATCGGCGGGCGCTGCATCAGGGTCGCGAGCTCCGCCGCGCGGCCGACGAGCTCGCGGTTGTGCCCGACCGGTCGGCCCTTGGCGAAGATGAGGTTGTCCTCCATGCCGACCCGCAGGTGCCCGCCCGCCGACAGCGCCGCCGCAGCGATCGGCAGGTGGGTGCGGCCGATGCCGGTCGCGGACCACGACGTCACCTCGGGCGGCAGGAGGGCGAGCCCCGCCATCAGGGCCTGCGGAGTGCCGGGCATCGACCCAGGGACACCCAGGACGAAGTCGACGTGCACGGTGCCGCCGTAGGGCAGACCGCACTCGTCGATGAGCCGCCGGAGCGCGTGGACGTGGCCCAGCTCGAAGAGCTCGAACTCGGGGACGACCTCGCGCTCCTGCGCCA is a genomic window containing:
- a CDS encoding 3-keto-5-aminohexanoate cleavage protein, with protein sequence MTTVPARTAARTLITVAPTGAETAKADVPALPTTPEELVETAIACEAAGAALIHIHVRDADHRPTLDQALLREAVVGVREATDLVVQLSTGGAVTDALEQRLTVLDADPDSCSLTCGTTNFGDGVFLNPWGFMVDLYRLAQEREVVPEFELFELGHVHALRRLIDECGLPYGGTVHVDFVLGVPGSMPGTPQALMAGLALLPPEVTSWSATGIGRTHLPIAAAALSAGGHLRVGMEDNLIFAKGRPVGHNRELVGRAAELATLMQRPPMSTAEARELLAVKDRRSR